One Sulfolobus sp. S-194 DNA segment encodes these proteins:
- a CDS encoding mandelate racemase/muconate lactonizing enzyme family protein gives MKISDIKTYNVKIPLREPIQFSWEPFPNTYFEFMLIEVVNSKGTKGYSATQFTAQTKVAIEGLKQLLKGVDVEDFLANDRLLELGSWFFGRVGAIEVALWDLLAKEENLPLYKLFRGNRKRIRIYASTGRLAKSEEIINLIKKYYDMGIEVVKIRFHRININDDLDIVKEIRKEFGEQVKIAVDANQAWGLVPPFWNRYDALKAAKELERYNIEWLEEPLFKDDIEGYAWLRRNTNIKIAAGELEHNFWIFKKFIEENALDIVQADVIYSNGIGECVKIALMAQANGLLFLPHAWDPGLGWLANLHLVASLPENLTPYLETPLDPLWWFIDVIQFAFKEGIEIENGYVKVPEKEGLGIELDIEKIKKFIT, from the coding sequence ATGAAAATAAGCGATATTAAAACGTATAATGTTAAAATACCGTTAAGAGAGCCTATACAATTCTCATGGGAACCATTTCCTAATACCTACTTTGAATTTATGTTAATAGAAGTTGTAAATAGTAAGGGTACTAAAGGATATTCTGCAACACAGTTTACAGCTCAGACTAAAGTTGCAATAGAGGGTCTAAAACAGTTATTGAAAGGAGTAGATGTAGAGGACTTCTTAGCTAATGACCGACTTCTGGAATTAGGTAGCTGGTTTTTCGGAAGGGTGGGTGCTATTGAGGTAGCTCTATGGGACCTCTTAGCTAAGGAAGAGAACTTACCATTATATAAACTATTTAGGGGGAATAGAAAAAGAATTAGGATATATGCTAGTACTGGAAGATTAGCTAAAAGCGAAGAAATCATTAATTTAATTAAAAAATATTACGATATGGGCATTGAAGTCGTTAAAATAAGGTTTCATAGAATTAATATAAATGATGATTTAGACATAGTTAAAGAAATCAGAAAGGAGTTTGGAGAACAAGTCAAAATTGCAGTAGATGCTAATCAAGCTTGGGGACTAGTTCCCCCGTTCTGGAATAGATACGATGCGTTAAAGGCAGCTAAGGAGTTAGAGAGATATAACATAGAATGGTTAGAGGAACCTCTTTTTAAGGACGACATAGAAGGTTATGCATGGTTAAGAAGAAATACTAATATCAAGATAGCTGCTGGAGAACTAGAGCATAACTTCTGGATATTTAAAAAGTTTATTGAAGAGAACGCTTTGGACATAGTTCAGGCTGACGTAATCTACTCTAATGGAATTGGTGAATGTGTTAAAATAGCCTTAATGGCTCAAGCTAATGGCTTATTATTCTTGCCCCATGCATGGGATCCAGGGTTAGGATGGTTAGCTAATTTGCATTTAGTCGCAAGCTTACCAGAAAATTTGACCCCTTATTTAGAAACACCTTTAGATCCATTATGGTGGTTTATTGATGTAATTCAATTTGCCTTTAAGGAAGGAATAGAAATAGAGAACGGTTATGTAAAAGTACCAGAAAAAGAGGGACTTGGAATTGAATTAGATATTGAAAAAATTAAAAAATTCATTACATAA
- a CDS encoding amidohydrolase family protein: protein MGYVDSHVHIWVEEILSEEMKRRISGIAKIAENRTNINDIIKEMDEANLDYIVNIVYPSREMWGSNEEIVIRAIDFFRKYSDRFAIVGGVQVNHLSERETKYWIEKQYEAGVSGFKVHPPHMWLKPNAYRQEEGGLKQLEILYEFSQDHKMPIIIHTGTSYFPFARNKYGDPVFADDISVDFPKLSIILAHAGRPIWVNSAFQLARIRRNIYLDLSSIPPRKMLEYLPRLEEIKEKCLYGSDYPDIGVKGIKENLLEFLQIQISKEAMDKIVEINPKNFFKPLSYTR, encoded by the coding sequence ATGGGATATGTAGATTCTCATGTGCATATTTGGGTTGAGGAAATTCTATCTGAGGAGATGAAGAGAAGAATAAGTGGCATTGCTAAAATCGCTGAGAATAGAACTAACATAAATGACATAATTAAGGAGATGGATGAGGCAAACTTAGACTACATAGTTAATATAGTATACCCATCAAGAGAAATGTGGGGATCTAATGAAGAAATAGTGATCAGGGCGATCGATTTCTTTAGAAAATATTCCGATAGATTTGCTATAGTTGGAGGGGTTCAAGTAAATCATTTATCCGAAAGAGAGACTAAATACTGGATAGAGAAGCAATATGAGGCTGGAGTATCTGGCTTTAAGGTTCATCCTCCCCATATGTGGCTTAAACCTAATGCCTATAGGCAAGAAGAGGGAGGATTAAAACAGTTAGAAATATTATATGAATTCTCACAAGACCATAAAATGCCCATTATTATTCACACTGGAACTAGTTATTTTCCATTTGCCAGGAATAAATATGGGGATCCAGTATTTGCTGACGACATATCGGTAGACTTCCCAAAGCTTTCAATTATATTAGCTCATGCAGGAAGACCTATTTGGGTAAATTCTGCATTTCAATTAGCTAGAATAAGAAGGAATATTTACTTAGATCTATCAAGCATACCACCAAGGAAAATGTTAGAATATTTACCCAGATTAGAGGAGATTAAGGAGAAATGCCTTTATGGTAGTGATTACCCAGATATTGGAGTAAAAGGAATTAAAGAAAACTTACTTGAATTTCTACAGATACAAATCTCTAAGGAGGCTATGGATAAAATAGTTGAAATAAATCCTAAAAATTTCTTCAAACCATTAAGTTATACTAGATAG
- a CDS encoding long-chain-fatty-acid--CoA ligase: MASPIYDYQLTIDKIIEWAAYAYPDQEIVYAPPKAPKVRLTYSKLHERVRRMASVLSQFKIKQGDKENLSSRIGVMDWNTSRFLELYYAIPMTGAVMHTVNVRLSPEEMAYTINVAEDEIIFTNEDFLPLLSSLLPKLPTVKKVIVMSDKNEDIDVKLPNVEVYEYEKLSREGDPNYTPLELDENTIATLVFTSGTTSLPKGTYFRHRDIVLHSIVVNAGVWNAPPLNLTHKDVWLQIPPLFHAHGWGSPYSSLLLGMKSVYPGRYDWNHIIRIIKEEGVTYTAGVPTMLYLIINSPELANYDLRGFKFIVAGQAIPKGLYEEAKKKGILISQGMGMTETAPLMGGLTFKPKMENWPEEKKEEYILYRAGRPAPLVFVRVVDPDMKDVPKDGKTMGEIIVRAPWMSRGYYKDPKKTEESLRGGWLHTGDLAVWDEEGYIAYIDRVKDVIKSGGEWIPSTRIEDLISTHPGVAEVAVIAAKHEKWIERPVAIVTPKQEYKGKLTENGIIQHLNKFVNQGVIPKWWIPDKVIILEGELPKTSTGKTDKKVLRDKYSNILIQK; encoded by the coding sequence ATGGCAAGTCCTATCTATGACTACCAATTAACTATAGATAAGATAATAGAATGGGCCGCTTACGCCTATCCTGATCAAGAAATTGTTTACGCTCCGCCTAAGGCTCCTAAAGTTAGACTAACTTATTCTAAACTTCATGAAAGAGTGAGGAGAATGGCAAGCGTGTTAAGCCAGTTTAAGATAAAGCAAGGTGATAAGGAAAATTTGAGTTCTAGAATAGGTGTTATGGATTGGAATACAAGTAGATTTTTAGAATTATATTATGCAATACCTATGACTGGAGCAGTAATGCATACAGTTAATGTGAGATTATCCCCAGAAGAAATGGCATACACTATAAATGTAGCTGAGGACGAGATAATATTTACTAACGAAGATTTCCTTCCTCTATTATCTTCCTTACTTCCTAAGTTGCCTACGGTAAAGAAGGTTATAGTGATGAGTGATAAGAATGAAGATATTGATGTGAAGCTACCAAATGTTGAAGTATACGAATATGAGAAATTAAGTAGAGAAGGAGATCCAAACTATACTCCTCTAGAGCTTGACGAAAACACGATTGCCACCTTAGTGTTTACCTCTGGAACCACCAGTTTACCTAAGGGAACGTATTTCAGACATAGGGACATAGTGTTACACAGTATTGTAGTAAATGCAGGGGTGTGGAATGCACCACCCTTAAACTTAACTCATAAGGATGTCTGGTTACAGATACCACCTCTGTTTCATGCTCATGGATGGGGATCTCCTTATTCTTCTTTATTACTAGGGATGAAATCTGTATATCCAGGGAGATATGACTGGAACCACATTATAAGAATAATTAAAGAGGAAGGGGTAACATACACTGCAGGAGTCCCAACTATGCTTTATTTAATTATTAACAGTCCAGAATTGGCTAATTACGATCTTAGAGGATTTAAATTTATTGTAGCTGGCCAAGCAATTCCTAAGGGTCTATATGAGGAGGCTAAGAAGAAAGGGATATTAATATCCCAGGGAATGGGAATGACGGAAACTGCTCCTTTAATGGGAGGTTTAACTTTTAAACCTAAAATGGAGAACTGGCCAGAAGAAAAGAAAGAGGAATATATTTTATATAGAGCAGGAAGACCGGCTCCATTAGTTTTCGTTAGAGTTGTAGACCCAGATATGAAAGACGTTCCTAAAGATGGGAAGACTATGGGTGAAATAATAGTTAGAGCACCATGGATGAGTAGAGGGTATTATAAAGATCCTAAGAAGACAGAAGAGAGTTTGAGAGGAGGTTGGCTTCATACTGGAGATTTAGCCGTCTGGGACGAAGAAGGATATATTGCTTATATAGATAGAGTAAAAGACGTTATAAAGAGTGGAGGAGAGTGGATACCAAGTACTAGGATTGAGGATTTAATATCTACACATCCTGGGGTAGCCGAAGTTGCAGTAATAGCCGCTAAGCACGAAAAGTGGATAGAAAGACCGGTAGCAATTGTAACTCCTAAGCAAGAATATAAGGGAAAATTAACTGAAAATGGCATAATACAACATTTAAATAAATTCGTGAATCAAGGCGTTATTCCTAAATGGTGGATCCCAGATAAGGTTATAATTTTAGAGGGAGAGTTACCTAAAACTAGCACGGGAAAGACAGATAAGAAAGTTTTAAGAGACAAGTATTCAAATATTTTAATCCAAAAATAA
- a CDS encoding MFS transporter — MGYFDNVPISIKAKSFFVSSAGFFLDGYDLSVISFAVYFIANEFKLTSIQTGLVSSASLIGMIFGAILFGWLSDKMGRSRIMGIDLIFFAVFGLTSVLSQNFIELFISRVLLGVGIGGDYPVSSTLMAEFSPSTSRGRYLTGSVSMYWIGTLLSALVTLFFLPLGPYFWRWVFLVGAIISIPIILIRIRLSESPRWLISKGIIKDSNLPRQEDENKGVKGYMDLFKGEVLYVTIFVSSVWFLFDVASYGIGLYYPFILRQFAFPSNYEVLYGTMLIGIGAIIGYIIAEFFIDSLGRRVVLLVGLGSMALLLILGGLIKITGTLLVPYFMSFVALEQWAGAVTLFYPTEVFPTSVRSSGQGFATSISRIGAVLGVTCFPTMTKLLGFSASLLVFGIVCTLAFIISLLMAKETKKKSLEETSIGLKTI, encoded by the coding sequence ATGGGATATTTCGATAATGTTCCCATTAGTATTAAGGCTAAATCATTCTTTGTCTCATCTGCAGGCTTCTTTCTAGACGGATATGATTTATCCGTAATATCTTTCGCTGTTTATTTTATCGCAAATGAATTTAAATTAACATCAATACAAACTGGACTAGTCTCATCAGCGTCGTTAATAGGTATGATATTTGGGGCTATATTATTTGGATGGTTATCAGATAAGATGGGAAGGAGCAGGATAATGGGCATAGATTTAATCTTTTTTGCAGTGTTTGGATTAACTTCAGTATTATCCCAAAACTTCATCGAACTTTTTATTTCAAGAGTGCTTTTGGGAGTAGGAATAGGAGGTGATTATCCAGTTAGTAGTACTCTAATGGCTGAGTTCTCTCCCTCAACTAGTAGGGGAAGATATCTAACTGGTAGCGTATCCATGTATTGGATAGGAACTCTTCTCTCAGCCTTAGTTACGCTATTTTTCTTACCGTTAGGACCTTATTTTTGGAGGTGGGTATTCTTAGTTGGGGCTATAATATCTATTCCTATAATTCTGATCAGAATACGTCTCAGCGAATCACCGAGATGGTTAATCTCTAAGGGAATTATAAAGGACAGTAATTTACCCAGACAAGAGGATGAAAATAAGGGAGTTAAGGGCTATATGGACTTATTTAAGGGAGAAGTATTATATGTTACTATCTTTGTCTCTAGTGTATGGTTTCTCTTTGATGTAGCTTCTTATGGAATAGGACTTTATTACCCATTTATATTAAGGCAATTTGCTTTTCCTTCAAATTACGAAGTACTTTATGGTACTATGTTAATAGGTATAGGAGCTATAATAGGTTATATAATTGCAGAATTCTTCATTGATTCCTTAGGTAGGAGAGTGGTCCTTTTAGTGGGATTAGGTTCTATGGCTCTCCTACTAATCCTGGGAGGATTAATTAAGATTACGGGAACTCTTTTAGTACCTTATTTCATGTCATTTGTGGCCTTAGAACAATGGGCAGGTGCAGTAACGTTATTCTATCCAACTGAGGTCTTTCCTACCTCAGTTAGATCTAGTGGGCAAGGTTTCGCAACTTCCATTAGCAGAATAGGTGCAGTTTTAGGTGTAACATGCTTCCCTACAATGACTAAATTATTAGGATTCTCAGCTTCCTTATTAGTATTTGGAATTGTTTGCACTTTAGCATTTATAATATCCCTACTCATGGCTAAAGAAACTAAGAAAAAGTCCTTAGAAGAGACCTCAATAGGACTTAAAACTATCTAG